A single genomic interval of Rosistilla ulvae harbors:
- a CDS encoding GTP-binding protein encodes MNPSVSTKRLPVTVLSGFLGAGKTTLLNHILTNRDNLKVAVIVNDMSEVNIDAALVKSGDANLSRTEEQLVEMSNGCICCTLREDLLVEVRRLARDGRFDYLLIESTGISEPLPVAETFTFEDEEGESLSMLAELDTMVTVVDAGNFMKDFGSWDDLADRRMGLSEGDTRNIVDLLVDQVEFANVIIVNKTDLVSPYDLEQLNRILRKLNAKAKILNTTESRCELAEIMGTGLFSLDEAEAQPEWLAVPRGQEETETEEYGISSFVYRSERPFHPKRLTEALDGDMDDGLFSGVLRSKGLMWIASRHDWAYDWSQAGCSIRMNPAGFWWAAAPDDAWPDDEALVADIRSKFVGEHGDRHQELVFIGNAMAPQRIANILDACLLTDLEFTQGPELWANFEDPLPGIELQPGEELMEEEV; translated from the coding sequence ATGAATCCCTCGGTTTCTACCAAACGTCTTCCCGTCACGGTTCTTTCCGGCTTTCTCGGGGCTGGCAAGACGACGCTGCTGAATCATATTTTGACCAACCGCGACAACCTTAAAGTCGCGGTGATCGTCAATGACATGAGCGAAGTCAACATCGACGCAGCTCTTGTCAAATCGGGCGACGCGAACCTGTCTCGAACCGAAGAACAACTGGTCGAGATGTCCAACGGATGCATCTGCTGCACGCTTCGTGAAGATCTGCTTGTCGAAGTCCGGCGATTGGCTCGCGACGGCCGCTTCGACTACCTGCTGATCGAATCGACGGGCATCAGCGAACCGCTGCCGGTCGCCGAGACGTTCACCTTCGAGGACGAGGAGGGTGAAAGTCTTTCGATGCTCGCCGAACTCGACACGATGGTCACCGTCGTCGATGCGGGCAACTTCATGAAGGATTTTGGTTCGTGGGACGATCTGGCCGACCGGCGGATGGGACTGAGCGAAGGTGACACGCGGAACATCGTGGACCTGCTGGTCGACCAAGTCGAATTCGCCAACGTGATTATCGTCAACAAGACCGATCTGGTATCGCCGTACGATCTCGAACAACTCAACCGTATCCTCCGCAAACTCAACGCCAAAGCCAAGATTCTGAACACGACCGAAAGCCGATGCGAACTGGCGGAGATCATGGGGACCGGCTTATTTTCGCTGGACGAAGCCGAAGCGCAACCGGAATGGCTCGCTGTTCCGCGTGGCCAGGAGGAGACCGAAACGGAAGAGTACGGCATTTCGAGTTTTGTCTACCGCAGCGAGCGACCGTTTCACCCTAAGCGACTGACCGAGGCGCTCGACGGGGACATGGACGACGGTCTGTTCAGCGGCGTGCTTCGCAGCAAAGGTTTGATGTGGATCGCTTCGCGTCACGACTGGGCCTACGACTGGTCGCAGGCGGGATGCTCGATTCGCATGAACCCCGCAGGTTTCTGGTGGGCCGCCGCGCCGGACGACGCATGGCCCGATGACGAAGCGTTGGTCGCAGATATTCGTTCCAAATTCGTCGGCGAACATGGCGATCGGCATCAAGAACTGGTGTTTATCGGCAACGCGATGGCCCCACAGCGAATCGCCAACATTCTGGACGCCTGCTTGCTGACTGATCTGGAATTTACACAAGGCCCTGAACTTTGGGCCAATTTTGAAGACCCGTTGCCGGGGATCGAACTGCAGCCCGGTGAAGAACTGATGGAAGAGGAGGTTTGA
- a CDS encoding outer membrane protein assembly factor BamB family protein — MIPAPFHGFSRAVSLLRGLAVLSIGLMFSSTGFLGADDAVGSWSSFRDGGASRASSPLPTRWSASEGIAWQKELEGYGQSAPVIHAGKVIVTSVIGPNCHQITVDCLDLATGQVAWSYRRASSNEHPSNYMNARAAPTPIVDDAGVYAFFETGDFVALNWEGEMIWHRDETEASGKFDNSHGIGASPASDATSLYLLIEHGGPSSLSAINKTDGSVRWSIERDSTKSWASPVIATIDGRSQVIVSSGGTVTGYDTVDGSEVWQLDGIEGNSVPSPVVDGERLIVAARLPEFSSDGQVRANCAVDLSRLKDGNPEVLWRAEKAISEYASPVVCGDFVYFMNKANVLHCIDIATGEIAYRKRLSLACWATPIVAGDLVYFFAKSGETKVVRAGATYEEVAVNALWDVNNPPAPLHYRESQGGHGGQGESGGHKGRGGPGAHAKEAIPTKESPVGGHGGEGPMKAPGGGMVARMMAGDANGDGVLEGEEVPEMFRAMIGRIDTDGDGCIDADELEAMAKSFAERRKHSAASARDPIVYGVAAADGRIAIRTGTRLYVVAHDH, encoded by the coding sequence ATGATTCCTGCTCCTTTTCATGGTTTTTCGCGAGCCGTCTCTCTTCTGCGGGGGCTTGCGGTCTTGTCCATTGGTCTGATGTTCAGCTCGACCGGTTTCCTGGGGGCCGACGATGCGGTCGGTTCCTGGTCCAGCTTCCGCGACGGAGGAGCCTCGCGAGCGTCATCGCCACTACCAACGCGGTGGTCGGCCAGCGAAGGGATCGCGTGGCAGAAGGAGCTGGAGGGTTACGGGCAATCGGCACCAGTGATCCATGCGGGCAAAGTGATCGTGACTTCGGTCATCGGCCCAAATTGTCACCAGATCACGGTGGACTGTTTGGACCTCGCGACGGGGCAAGTGGCTTGGTCGTACCGGCGAGCCTCTTCGAACGAGCATCCTTCAAACTACATGAACGCTCGTGCCGCACCGACACCGATCGTCGACGACGCGGGGGTTTACGCCTTCTTCGAAACCGGCGACTTTGTCGCGCTCAATTGGGAGGGGGAAATGATTTGGCACCGGGACGAAACGGAAGCGTCCGGAAAGTTTGATAACAGTCATGGCATCGGAGCTTCTCCCGCTTCGGATGCCACGTCGCTCTACCTACTGATTGAACACGGCGGACCGTCATCGCTTTCCGCGATTAACAAAACTGACGGTTCGGTGCGATGGTCCATCGAGCGGGATTCAACCAAATCGTGGGCTTCGCCAGTGATCGCGACGATCGATGGCCGATCGCAAGTCATCGTCAGCAGCGGCGGCACGGTGACCGGCTACGACACCGTCGATGGAAGCGAAGTCTGGCAGCTAGATGGTATCGAAGGCAACTCGGTTCCCTCGCCGGTTGTCGACGGCGAGCGATTAATCGTCGCGGCGCGGTTGCCCGAATTTTCGAGCGACGGGCAAGTCCGAGCCAATTGCGCCGTGGATCTCTCGCGATTAAAGGACGGCAACCCCGAAGTCCTTTGGCGAGCTGAAAAGGCGATCAGTGAATACGCCAGCCCGGTGGTATGCGGTGACTTCGTCTACTTTATGAACAAAGCGAACGTGCTGCACTGCATCGATATCGCCACCGGGGAGATCGCATATCGAAAACGATTGTCGCTGGCTTGCTGGGCAACGCCGATCGTCGCCGGCGATCTGGTTTACTTTTTTGCCAAGAGCGGCGAAACGAAAGTCGTCCGCGCTGGTGCCACCTACGAAGAGGTGGCGGTAAACGCCCTGTGGGACGTAAACAATCCGCCGGCTCCGCTGCACTACCGGGAATCGCAAGGTGGTCATGGCGGGCAGGGCGAATCTGGCGGGCATAAAGGCCGCGGCGGCCCCGGTGCGCATGCAAAGGAAGCCATTCCTACAAAAGAGAGCCCAGTCGGCGGTCACGGTGGCGAGGGACCAATGAAAGCTCCCGGCGGTGGAATGGTAGCTCGCATGATGGCTGGCGATGCCAATGGCGACGGCGTCCTGGAGGGTGAGGAAGTGCCCGAGATGTTCCGCGCGATGATCGGTCGAATCGACACCGATGGTGACGGCTGCATCGATGCCGATGAACTCGAAGCGATGGCCAAAAGCTTTGCCGAGCGTCGCAAGCATTCCGCCGCGTCGGCCCGAGACCCGATCGTCTACGGTGTCGCTGCCGCCGATGGTCGGATCGCGATCCGCACCGGCACACGCTTGTACGTTGTCGCCCACGATCATTGA
- a CDS encoding Fur family transcriptional regulator, whose amino-acid sequence MSQHDESLDLVKQAIRDAGLRATPARIATLQLLRRSSQPLTHSAVVEGLADVNVDKATVFRSLNDMAEVRLVRRTQVGDHVWRFEAIDPNDEHDTGHPHFLCVDCGTVSCLSDVKLTAGSQRASEAVGEVTQILLQGHCNDCK is encoded by the coding sequence ATGAGCCAACACGATGAATCGCTTGACCTGGTCAAGCAAGCGATTCGCGACGCGGGGCTGCGAGCCACGCCGGCGCGGATTGCCACTTTGCAACTGCTTCGCCGGTCCTCTCAACCGCTGACCCATTCCGCTGTCGTCGAGGGGTTGGCGGACGTGAACGTCGACAAAGCGACAGTCTTTCGCAGCCTGAACGACATGGCTGAGGTGAGGTTGGTGCGTCGTACCCAGGTCGGTGATCACGTGTGGCGATTTGAAGCCATCGATCCCAATGACGAACACGACACCGGGCACCCCCATTTCTTGTGCGTCGACTGCGGCACCGTCTCTTGCCTGTCGGACGTCAAGTTGACCGCCGGGAGCCAGCGTGCCAGCGAGGCGGTTGGGGAAGTCACCCAGATTCTGTTGCAAGGTCACTGCAACGACTGCAAGTAG
- a CDS encoding MerC domain-containing protein — MDDAMQTTSIGPRGSESRLTDSSSANFGWQDWIGIVASIGCAIHCAAMPFVIAFLPALGLSFLADEGFHRWMALACFVIALAAFVPGFRKHRRWTPGAIAIVGLSLITFAAFGFAGDCCAACESPAGTEVAATACADACCEHCAVNATAETESNNQSNPSIVTASVVSPNFLTAIVPWITPLGGILLVSAHLLNRRYGCLCGCCEAKPATKVAE, encoded by the coding sequence ATGGATGATGCAATGCAAACAACATCGATCGGCCCGCGCGGATCGGAATCACGGCTCACGGACAGCTCGTCAGCCAACTTCGGATGGCAGGATTGGATCGGGATCGTCGCCTCGATCGGCTGCGCGATCCACTGCGCCGCTATGCCTTTCGTGATTGCGTTCCTGCCGGCTTTGGGACTCAGTTTCCTCGCCGATGAAGGTTTCCATCGCTGGATGGCGTTGGCCTGTTTCGTGATCGCACTGGCGGCGTTTGTGCCCGGTTTTCGCAAACATCGTCGCTGGACGCCCGGCGCGATCGCGATCGTCGGCCTTTCGCTGATCACCTTCGCCGCGTTCGGATTCGCCGGGGATTGCTGTGCGGCTTGCGAGTCCCCCGCAGGAACCGAAGTCGCTGCCACGGCGTGCGCGGATGCCTGCTGTGAACACTGCGCCGTGAACGCGACCGCAGAGACTGAAAGCAACAACCAATCCAATCCGAGCATTGTCACCGCATCGGTTGTCTCACCGAACTTCCTGACGGCAATCGTCCCTTGGATCACACCACTGGGCGGCATCCTGCTGGTCTCCGCTCACCTGTTGAACCGAAGGTACGGATGTCTATGCGGATGTTGTGAGGCGAAGCCGGCCACAAAG
- a CDS encoding helix-turn-helix domain-containing protein: MPLHEIVARIQERKRELDISVSDLARRSGVSRATVIRILGGEDREFSFANLQAILLALGISLDLTEIPAEQFRDQIATAKAKRLIALTQGNVALESQAVSRASAQSHLEEAKARIESSSRKLWAS; encoded by the coding sequence ATGCCCCTTCACGAAATCGTTGCCCGCATCCAAGAACGAAAACGAGAGCTCGATATCTCTGTCTCGGATCTCGCGCGTCGCAGCGGGGTTTCACGGGCCACGGTCATTCGGATTCTCGGCGGTGAGGACCGCGAATTCTCGTTCGCAAACTTGCAGGCGATTCTGCTCGCCTTGGGGATCTCTCTCGATTTAACAGAGATTCCCGCCGAGCAATTCCGAGATCAGATTGCCACCGCAAAAGCAAAACGTCTGATCGCACTCACGCAAGGCAATGTGGCTCTCGAGTCTCAAGCTGTCTCGCGGGCTTCGGCTCAATCACATCTCGAAGAAGCGAAAGCTCGTATCGAATCGTCAAGTCGAAAACTGTGGGCCTCATGA